Proteins found in one Nostoc sp. NIES-3756 genomic segment:
- a CDS encoding phosphodiester glycosidase family protein: protein MKNYCQRKNQNLAAKSLKHNVLQMLVSPITVISLCLSVTYATNAQQSSNLSQANTQRPASPTSVRLSSGSQISLNGRNLPGAWLQQPGGANQVTTFISDGALRQLIGVDLLNSNNPARQPLVWFSPNNQPSVLTTRLQGGYRYLDITNFARTAGWQMQTQGNTLAIATPRAQVRNIRFNQPPATRIVFDLDRPTPWQVRQGQPIRPPADPTNPDAKPPAATLREWTIVLDGIADPALIQRYTPLPVAPAPTLEQNPLKQMPTPTSEALVTQVEVVNNQTLIRLNVPLALSPRVTTINNPDRLIVDLRPDPLEARDISWANGIRWRQQYLNLNTDRFPVVLLEINPRTVGVTLKPIITNSDTLVGTAPILQTAQRYLAVGAINGGYFNRNNRYPLGAIRLDNRWLSSPILNRGAIAWNNAGQFYFGRLSLQETLVTSNGLRSPILFLNSGYVQSGIARYTPAWGQTYTPLTDNERIFLVQNNKISNQFTGDKAGQSSFPIPRDGYLLTLRGNASAITSQLPIGTDVQITSTTTPADFNRYPNIIGAGPLLIQNSQIVLNAESEQFSKAFIAERAVRSGICTTSNNTLLITATHNRAGGPGPTLAEHAQLMKLLGCVNALNLDGGSSTSLYLSGQLLDRYPNTAARVHNGIGIFLRPR from the coding sequence ATGAAAAATTATTGCCAACGAAAAAATCAGAATCTGGCGGCAAAATCATTAAAACACAATGTCTTGCAGATGCTTGTGTCACCAATAACAGTAATATCACTATGTCTATCTGTAACCTATGCCACTAACGCCCAACAATCATCAAATCTAAGTCAGGCAAATACACAGCGTCCAGCATCACCTACATCGGTTCGATTATCATCTGGTAGCCAAATTTCCCTCAATGGTCGTAATTTACCAGGAGCTTGGTTACAACAACCAGGAGGAGCAAATCAAGTAACAACATTTATCAGTGATGGCGCGCTGCGGCAATTAATTGGTGTAGACCTATTAAATAGTAATAACCCAGCTAGGCAACCCTTAGTATGGTTTTCGCCTAATAACCAGCCCTCAGTTTTAACAACTAGACTCCAAGGTGGATACCGTTATCTTGACATTACCAACTTTGCCCGTACAGCCGGATGGCAGATGCAAACCCAAGGTAATACTTTAGCGATCGCCACTCCAAGAGCGCAAGTAAGAAATATTCGCTTTAATCAGCCACCTGCCACGCGCATTGTTTTTGATTTAGACCGCCCCACCCCCTGGCAAGTCAGACAAGGACAACCAATTAGACCTCCGGCTGACCCTACAAACCCAGATGCAAAACCCCCAGCAGCAACTTTGCGAGAGTGGACAATCGTTCTTGACGGTATAGCCGACCCAGCCCTAATTCAACGCTACACACCTTTACCAGTCGCACCAGCACCCACATTAGAACAGAATCCACTCAAACAAATGCCAACACCAACATCTGAAGCGTTGGTGACGCAAGTAGAAGTAGTAAATAACCAAACACTGATTCGTCTGAACGTTCCCTTAGCTTTATCCCCTAGAGTTACTACCATTAATAATCCGGATCGCCTAATTGTTGATTTACGCCCCGACCCATTAGAAGCACGAGATATCAGTTGGGCTAATGGAATACGTTGGCGACAACAGTACCTCAACTTAAATACAGACCGCTTTCCCGTAGTTCTGTTAGAAATTAATCCCCGGACTGTGGGAGTAACCTTAAAACCAATTATCACTAACTCGGATACTTTAGTAGGCACAGCCCCGATATTGCAAACAGCCCAACGCTACCTCGCAGTAGGGGCAATTAACGGAGGCTACTTTAACCGCAATAATCGTTATCCTTTGGGTGCAATTCGCCTAGATAATCGCTGGTTATCTAGCCCAATTTTAAATAGAGGTGCGATCGCCTGGAATAATGCCGGACAATTTTATTTTGGTCGCCTCAGCTTACAAGAGACATTAGTAACATCAAATGGTTTGCGCTCTCCAATATTATTCCTCAACAGTGGCTATGTACAAAGCGGTATCGCCCGTTACACCCCAGCTTGGGGGCAAACATACACACCCTTAACCGACAACGAAAGAATTTTCTTAGTCCAAAACAATAAGATTAGCAATCAGTTTACAGGCGATAAAGCAGGGCAAAGCAGCTTTCCCATTCCCAGAGACGGTTACTTATTAACATTACGTGGAAATGCCAGTGCCATTACATCACAACTACCAATAGGTACCGATGTACAAATTACCAGTACCACCACACCTGCTGATTTTAATCGTTACCCCAACATCATCGGAGCTGGGCCACTGTTAATTCAAAACAGTCAAATTGTCCTTAATGCCGAAAGCGAACAATTCAGTAAAGCCTTCATTGCCGAGAGAGCCGTTCGCAGTGGTATTTGCACAACCTCTAACAACACATTATTAATCACTGCAACCCATAATCGCGCAGGCGGCCCAGGCCCAACCCTAGCAGAACACGCCCAACTCATGAAACTTCTAGGCTGCGTCAATGCTCTCAACCTAGACGGCGGTAGCTCAACTAGCCTCTACTTAAGCGGACAACTACTAGACCGCTATCCCAACACAGCCGCCCGTGTCCACAACGGCATCGGTATTTTTCTCCGTCCCAGGTAG
- the rpsG gene encoding 30S ribosomal protein S7 — protein MSRRGVIQRRPIPPDSVYNSRLVSMIIRRIMRHGKKSLSARIVYDAMKTIEERTGNNALEVFERAVRNATPLVEVKARRVGGATYQVPMEVRSDRGTTLALRWLVQFSRSRPGRTMASRLANELLDAANETGNAIRKREETHRMAEANKAFAHYRY, from the coding sequence ATGTCTCGTCGTGGTGTTATTCAAAGGCGGCCAATACCGCCTGACTCTGTATATAACAGTCGGCTGGTGAGTATGATCATCCGACGAATTATGCGTCATGGAAAAAAATCATTATCTGCACGCATCGTTTATGATGCGATGAAAACAATTGAAGAGCGCACTGGCAATAATGCTCTAGAAGTGTTTGAAAGAGCAGTCAGAAACGCAACACCGTTAGTTGAAGTGAAAGCTCGTCGTGTCGGTGGTGCAACCTACCAAGTACCGATGGAAGTGCGTTCCGACCGAGGTACTACCCTCGCGCTACGTTGGCTGGTACAATTTTCTAGGAGTAGACCCGGCCGGACAATGGCTAGCCGATTAGCTAATGAGTTACTTGATGCAGCCAATGAAACCGGGAATGCTATTCGCAAACGGGAAGAAACGCACCGGATGGCGGAAGCAAACAAAGCATTTGCACACTATCGTTACTAA
- a CDS encoding cupin domain-containing protein, with the protein MAQTQETTTKTNTLPLPSSINNRSVAATELRPWGSFTVLEEGRGYKIKRIEVKPGHRLSLQMHHHRSEHWIVVSGTARVVCGEQEILLGNNQSTYVPQCTAHRLENPGVIPLVLIEVQNGEYLGEDDIIRYQDDYARTGK; encoded by the coding sequence ATGGCCCAAACTCAAGAAACCACCACAAAAACCAACACTCTGCCCCTACCTTCCAGCATTAATAACCGTAGTGTTGCTGCAACTGAACTACGTCCTTGGGGTTCTTTTACTGTTCTAGAAGAAGGACGTGGATACAAAATCAAGCGCATTGAAGTTAAACCTGGACACCGCCTCAGCTTGCAAATGCACCATCACCGCAGCGAACACTGGATCGTTGTTTCTGGTACAGCCAGGGTAGTATGTGGTGAACAAGAAATTTTATTAGGTAATAATCAATCTACCTACGTACCTCAGTGTACTGCTCATCGCCTAGAAAATCCTGGCGTAATTCCCTTGGTACTAATTGAAGTACAAAATGGCGAATATTTAGGCGAAGACGATATTATTCGTTACCAAGATGATTACGCCCGTACAGGCAAGTAA
- a CDS encoding HesB/IscA family protein → MIHLSQAAVNEINRLKSKQQPKAFFRITVKLGGCSDWFYDMSFDEKIQEGDRIFDEHNVQVVIDNASYDHINGLVIDYSEDLMGGAFRFQNPQAVTTCGCGNSFSTTRPSAV, encoded by the coding sequence ATGATTCATTTGAGCCAAGCCGCAGTTAATGAAATCAATCGCTTAAAGTCAAAACAACAGCCAAAAGCCTTTTTTAGAATCACTGTCAAACTAGGTGGCTGTTCTGATTGGTTTTATGATATGTCCTTTGATGAAAAAATCCAAGAAGGCGATCGCATTTTTGACGAGCATAATGTTCAAGTAGTCATAGATAACGCCAGTTATGATCACATTAATGGTTTAGTCATCGATTATTCAGAAGATTTAATGGGTGGTGCGTTTCGTTTCCAAAACCCCCAAGCAGTAACTACTTGTGGTTGTGGTAATTCTTTTTCTACCACTAGACCATCTGCTGTTTAA
- a CDS encoding ArnT family glycosyltransferase, giving the protein MSGIFNKLLVTEKKLLLALLVAALILWLIFLGNSPLRDWDEGTIAQVARDIVQAPSGSLRWLYPTLAGEAYHNKPPLMHLLIAGAYSIGGVNEWTTRLPGAIITASGVPLLYLLGRSLFNCNLPALFSALVYLTMLPVVRHGRLAMLDGTLVTFFLLTLYCLLKARHNQKYALGAGLGLGLIALTKGIIILLLGGIAGLFLLVNKQFFLLKSPYLWIGLFLGNAPAIAWHIAQLQYYGNNFLQINLQSQGFNRIFQSVEGNRGPLWFYLLEILKYGFPWLIFLPGGINLAWKKRHTSWGCLILVGTIVYLVSISIMRTKLPWYVMPTYPFLALAIGVKLADVWEHRQVKSKAWVVLFAILAIAGLGGCVYFTTTEPQPVLIAMSLILAVSMAIVVWLVNKGDRRFIPVLFVGMYAVLFLFMSSQSWIWELNEAFPVKPVAALIRQHVPPATKIYTSFTYGRPSLNFYCDCKVVPSDLSLLQQKENDYWLIDNNMLEKVKLSENQILGKEENFTLVKTSTKS; this is encoded by the coding sequence ATGAGCGGAATTTTTAATAAGCTTCTAGTCACAGAAAAAAAGTTGTTATTAGCTTTATTAGTTGCTGCTTTAATTTTGTGGCTAATATTTTTAGGTAACTCTCCTCTACGTGATTGGGACGAGGGTACAATAGCACAAGTCGCCCGTGACATTGTGCAAGCCCCATCAGGTTCTCTACGTTGGCTTTATCCTACCCTAGCTGGGGAAGCATATCATAATAAACCACCTTTAATGCACTTGTTAATTGCTGGGGCTTACTCTATTGGTGGTGTCAATGAATGGACAACTCGTCTTCCTGGCGCAATTATAACTGCGTCTGGAGTACCATTGTTGTACCTATTAGGGCGATCGCTTTTTAACTGCAATTTACCAGCTTTATTTAGTGCCTTAGTTTATTTAACTATGTTACCTGTGGTACGCCACGGAAGGCTGGCAATGTTAGATGGTACGCTTGTTACTTTCTTTTTACTCACATTGTATTGTTTACTCAAAGCACGCCATAACCAAAAATATGCTTTAGGAGCGGGTTTAGGTTTAGGGCTAATTGCACTAACTAAAGGGATAATAATCTTACTATTAGGAGGGATTGCTGGGTTATTTCTCCTGGTAAATAAACAATTTTTTTTATTGAAAAGTCCTTATTTATGGATAGGGTTGTTTTTAGGAAATGCGCCTGCGATCGCTTGGCATATCGCTCAATTGCAATATTATGGTAATAATTTCTTACAAATCAATTTACAATCACAAGGTTTTAACCGTATTTTCCAATCTGTAGAAGGAAATCGCGGCCCACTTTGGTTTTATTTGTTGGAAATACTTAAATATGGTTTTCCCTGGCTAATCTTCTTACCAGGAGGAATTAATCTTGCTTGGAAAAAACGTCATACCTCTTGGGGTTGTTTAATTCTTGTTGGCACAATTGTTTACTTAGTAAGCATTTCCATCATGAGAACAAAACTACCTTGGTATGTTATGCCTACATATCCATTTTTAGCTTTAGCAATTGGCGTTAAATTAGCTGATGTTTGGGAACATCGCCAGGTTAAATCAAAAGCTTGGGTAGTTTTATTTGCAATTCTAGCGATCGCAGGTTTGGGAGGTTGCGTTTACTTTACGACTACCGAACCCCAGCCTGTATTAATTGCCATGAGCCTTATTTTAGCTGTGAGTATGGCTATCGTAGTATGGCTGGTAAATAAAGGCGATCGCAGATTTATTCCTGTTTTATTTGTTGGGATGTATGCAGTTTTATTTCTATTCATGAGTTCACAATCATGGATTTGGGAATTAAACGAAGCATTTCCTGTCAAACCAGTTGCGGCATTAATTCGTCAACACGTTCCACCAGCAACAAAAATTTATACTTCTTTTACCTATGGTCGTCCTAGTTTAAATTTTTATTGTGATTGTAAAGTCGTACCTTCTGACCTTTCACTTTTACAACAAAAGGAAAATGATTATTGGTTAATCGATAATAATATGTTAGAAAAAGTTAAATTATCTGAAAACCAAATCTTGGGTAAGGAGGAAAATTTTACTTTGGTGAAAACCTCTACTAAGTCTTGA
- a CDS encoding glutamate synthase-related protein: MTDKPMNQDQNITKHINSGDTYQGPRWLVEERDACGVGFIAHRQNQASHEIVAKALAALTCLEHRGGCSADKDSGDGAGILTAIPWELLQQDYAQGQIDFLSSNNIAVGMIFLPQGSQVAQKAKYVFEQIVTEEKFTLLGWREVPVRPDLLGVQAKENQPRIEQVFLSADTTGDALERQLFITRKRLFKAIKSISEEFYICSLSSRTIVYKGMVRSAVLGDFYLDLQNPAYKSAFAVYHRRFSTNTMPKWPLAQPMRLLGHNGEINTLLGNINWMMAREGNLGHPVWGDRFDELKPLVLLGNSDSATLDNVLELLVHSGRSPLEALMIMVPEAYKNQPSLQNYPEIVDFYEYYSGLQEAWDGPALLVFGDGKTVGATLDRNGLRPARYVITKDDYIVVASEAGVVDFPEGNIVEKGRLGPGQMIAVDLVNHEILKNWEIKQRIAKQHPYGEWLQKYRQELKQVNSSGNGNGNGNGNGNGNGHYVAKEIDRENLLRQQLAFGYTTEDVEMIIQPMASTGSEPTFCMGDDIPLAVLSDKPHLLYDYFKQRFAQVTNPAIDPLREKLVMSLKVELGERGNLLEPKPEYARRLKLESPVLTEAELETINLSGFATAQLSTLFAIAKGPDGLKSAVQALQQQAAESVRAGAKILILSDRAGEGIGTEYSYIPPLLAVGAVHHYLIREGLRTKTSLIVDTAQCWSTHHFACLIGYGAGAVCPYMTLDTVRAWWSDPATQQFMERGKISAISLEQSIANYRKAVESGLLKILSKMGISLLSSYQAAQIFEAIGIGGDLLELGFKGTASRIGGLSVRELAQEVLSIHSKAFPELALTKLENLGFVNYRPTGEYHMNNPKLAKALHEAVDGKKYDHYEVYKQYLKDRPITALRDLLDFQSDRSPIPVEEVESVSDIVKRFCTGGMSLGALSREAHEVLAIAMNRIGGKSNSGEGGEDPVRYKVLDDVDAAGHSPTLPHLRGLRNGDTASSAIKQVASGRFGVTPEYLASAKQIEIKIAQGAKPGEGGQLPGPKVSQYIAMLRRSKPGVTLISPPPHHDIYSIEDLAQLIFDLHQINPKAQVSVKLVAEVGIGTIAAGVAKANADIIQISGHDGGTGASPLSSIKHAGSPWELGLSEVHRVLMENSLRDRVVLRVDGGLKSGWDVLIGALMGAEEFGFGSIAMIAEGCIMARICHTNNCPVGVASQKEELRKRFTGIPEHVVNFFYFIAEEVRTLLAKLGYRSLSEIIGRTDILTTRKDAKLTKTQSINLNCLLQLPDTRNNRSWLVHEEVHSNGPVVDDQLLADVEIQAAIRNQSTVTKTLPIVNTDRTLGARLAGAIASQYGDNGFEGQINLNFTGSVGQSFGAFNLPGIILTLEGEANDYVGKGMHGGEIIIKPPADATYDPAQNVIVGNTCLYGATGGVLYANGLGGERFAVRNSKGVAVIEGAGDHCCEYMTGGVIVVLGKVGRNVAAGMTGGLAYFLDEDGSFPELVNREIVKIQRVLTAAGEKQLQDLIKAHAERTGSPKAKLILQNWQEYLPKFWQLVPPSEAESAEANPQTVVEKHLSSV, encoded by the coding sequence ATGACTGATAAACCGATGAATCAAGACCAAAATATCACAAAGCATATAAATTCAGGAGACACCTACCAAGGCCCAAGATGGTTAGTAGAAGAACGGGATGCCTGTGGTGTAGGTTTTATAGCTCATCGTCAAAATCAAGCTAGCCATGAAATTGTGGCTAAAGCTTTAGCTGCTTTGACTTGTTTAGAACATCGGGGCGGTTGTAGCGCAGACAAAGATTCCGGTGATGGTGCAGGTATATTAACAGCGATTCCTTGGGAATTATTACAACAAGATTATGCCCAAGGACAGATAGACTTTTTGTCGAGTAATAATATTGCTGTGGGGATGATATTTCTACCCCAAGGTTCTCAAGTAGCGCAAAAAGCCAAATACGTTTTTGAACAAATCGTCACTGAAGAAAAATTTACCTTACTGGGCTGGCGAGAGGTGCCTGTAAGACCTGATTTATTAGGAGTGCAAGCTAAAGAAAATCAACCCCGCATCGAGCAAGTTTTTCTATCAGCTGATACCACTGGTGATGCCCTAGAAAGGCAACTATTTATCACTCGTAAACGTCTATTCAAGGCGATAAAGAGCATTTCCGAAGAATTTTACATTTGTTCATTGTCCAGCCGCACGATTGTTTATAAGGGCATGGTGCGTTCTGCGGTTTTGGGAGATTTTTATCTAGACTTACAAAACCCAGCTTATAAGAGTGCGTTTGCTGTATATCACCGCCGCTTTAGTACCAACACCATGCCTAAGTGGCCTTTAGCCCAACCAATGAGGCTATTGGGACACAATGGGGAAATTAACACCCTATTGGGCAATATTAACTGGATGATGGCGAGAGAAGGCAACTTGGGTCATCCAGTATGGGGCGATCGCTTTGATGAACTCAAGCCATTAGTTCTATTGGGTAATAGTGACTCGGCAACTCTAGATAACGTTCTGGAATTATTGGTACATTCTGGACGTAGCCCCTTGGAAGCTTTGATGATTATGGTTCCAGAGGCTTATAAGAATCAACCATCTTTGCAGAATTATCCAGAAATAGTTGATTTTTACGAATACTACAGTGGTTTGCAGGAAGCATGGGACGGCCCCGCACTGTTAGTATTTGGTGATGGTAAAACGGTAGGCGCAACATTAGACCGTAACGGTTTAAGACCAGCGCGTTATGTGATTACCAAAGATGACTATATTGTTGTAGCTTCGGAAGCTGGGGTGGTAGATTTCCCTGAAGGCAATATTGTGGAGAAGGGTAGACTCGGCCCAGGACAGATGATTGCTGTGGATCTAGTCAACCATGAAATCCTCAAGAATTGGGAAATTAAACAGCGCATCGCCAAACAGCATCCTTACGGGGAATGGCTGCAAAAGTACCGTCAAGAACTCAAGCAAGTTAATAGTTCTGGTAACGGTAACGGTAACGGCAATGGCAATGGCAATGGCAATGGTCATTATGTAGCCAAGGAAATTGACAGAGAAAACTTACTGCGTCAACAATTGGCTTTTGGCTACACAACAGAAGATGTGGAAATGATCATCCAGCCAATGGCTAGCACCGGGTCAGAACCAACCTTCTGCATGGGTGATGATATTCCTTTGGCTGTGCTATCAGACAAGCCCCACTTGTTGTATGACTATTTCAAACAACGTTTTGCCCAAGTAACCAACCCAGCAATTGACCCACTAAGAGAGAAGTTGGTGATGTCTTTGAAGGTGGAGTTGGGTGAACGGGGTAACTTATTAGAACCAAAGCCAGAGTACGCCAGAAGGTTGAAGTTAGAATCACCAGTCTTAACTGAAGCAGAGTTGGAAACAATCAATCTGTCGGGATTTGCAACAGCCCAGTTATCAACTTTGTTTGCGATCGCCAAAGGCCCAGATGGTCTAAAATCTGCTGTGCAAGCATTACAACAGCAAGCGGCTGAATCTGTCCGTGCTGGGGCGAAAATTCTCATTTTGAGTGACCGAGCAGGTGAAGGTATCGGCACAGAATATAGTTACATTCCTCCCCTGTTGGCGGTGGGTGCAGTCCACCACTATTTAATTCGTGAAGGATTGAGAACGAAGACATCTTTAATTGTCGATACTGCCCAATGCTGGAGTACACACCATTTTGCTTGTTTAATCGGCTATGGTGCAGGTGCTGTATGTCCTTACATGACCTTGGATACTGTGCGTGCTTGGTGGTCTGACCCCGCAACCCAACAGTTCATGGAACGGGGTAAAATATCGGCCATTTCTTTAGAACAGTCCATTGCCAACTATCGCAAAGCTGTCGAGTCTGGGTTGTTGAAAATCCTCTCCAAGATGGGGATTTCGCTTCTATCCAGCTATCAAGCAGCGCAGATATTTGAAGCTATTGGGATTGGTGGCGATTTACTGGAATTGGGATTCAAGGGTACAGCTTCCCGGATTGGTGGTTTGAGTGTGCGGGAGTTAGCCCAAGAGGTACTTTCCATCCACAGCAAAGCTTTCCCAGAACTAGCACTTACCAAGCTAGAAAACTTGGGGTTTGTCAACTACCGTCCTACGGGCGAGTACCATATGAACAACCCCAAATTAGCAAAAGCGCTGCATGAGGCGGTTGATGGCAAGAAATATGACCACTATGAAGTCTACAAACAGTATTTAAAAGATAGACCAATTACAGCACTGCGCGACTTGCTAGACTTCCAGAGCGATCGCTCACCCATCCCTGTAGAAGAAGTAGAGTCAGTCAGTGATATTGTCAAACGCTTCTGTACTGGGGGGATGTCCTTAGGTGCGTTGTCACGGGAAGCCCATGAAGTATTGGCGATCGCTATGAACCGGATTGGTGGTAAATCCAACTCTGGGGAAGGTGGAGAAGACCCAGTACGATACAAAGTATTGGATGATGTAGACGCTGCTGGACATTCGCCTACTTTGCCACATTTGCGAGGTCTGCGGAATGGTGACACAGCTTCTAGTGCCATCAAGCAAGTTGCATCAGGACGCTTTGGTGTGACACCAGAGTATTTAGCTAGTGCTAAACAAATCGAAATCAAAATTGCCCAAGGTGCAAAACCAGGGGAAGGCGGACAACTACCAGGGCCAAAGGTCAGCCAATATATTGCGATGTTGCGGCGGTCTAAGCCCGGTGTTACCTTAATTTCCCCCCCACCGCACCACGACATCTATTCAATTGAAGACCTCGCGCAGCTAATATTTGACCTGCATCAAATTAATCCCAAAGCCCAAGTATCGGTGAAATTGGTGGCGGAAGTTGGTATCGGCACAATTGCAGCTGGTGTGGCTAAAGCCAACGCTGATATCATCCAAATTTCTGGTCATGACGGTGGTACAGGTGCATCACCTCTCTCATCAATTAAACACGCTGGTTCACCTTGGGAGTTAGGTTTAAGTGAAGTGCATCGCGTATTGATGGAAAATAGTTTGCGCGATCGCGTGGTTTTACGTGTAGATGGTGGTCTCAAGAGTGGTTGGGACGTATTAATCGGTGCGTTGATGGGTGCAGAGGAATTTGGTTTCGGTTCCATCGCCATGATTGCCGAAGGCTGTATTATGGCGCGGATCTGCCACACTAATAATTGTCCTGTGGGTGTAGCTTCGCAAAAAGAAGAATTACGCAAGCGGTTTACAGGTATCCCCGAACACGTTGTTAATTTCTTCTACTTCATTGCTGAAGAAGTGCGGACTCTGTTAGCCAAACTTGGCTATCGTTCTTTGTCAGAAATCATTGGTCGCACTGACATCCTGACAACCCGTAAGGACGCAAAACTGACCAAAACACAATCCATCAATCTCAACTGCTTACTCCAACTACCAGACACCAGAAATAACCGTAGTTGGTTGGTGCATGAAGAAGTCCACAGCAACGGCCCGGTTGTAGATGACCAGTTATTGGCTGATGTAGAAATTCAAGCTGCTATTCGCAATCAGTCTACTGTCACCAAGACCCTACCTATAGTCAATACTGACAGAACGTTGGGCGCAAGACTAGCTGGGGCGATCGCATCTCAGTATGGTGACAATGGTTTTGAGGGACAAATTAACCTCAACTTCACAGGTAGCGTCGGTCAAAGTTTTGGCGCTTTCAACTTGCCAGGAATTATTCTGACATTGGAAGGAGAAGCCAACGACTACGTAGGTAAAGGGATGCACGGTGGCGAAATTATTATTAAACCACCTGCTGATGCTACTTACGATCCCGCACAAAACGTAATTGTTGGTAATACCTGCCTCTATGGTGCTACGGGTGGGGTGTTGTATGCTAACGGTTTAGGCGGAGAACGCTTTGCTGTCCGCAACTCCAAAGGTGTAGCAGTAATTGAAGGTGCTGGGGATCACTGCTGTGAGTACATGACAGGTGGCGTAATTGTCGTTCTTGGTAAAGTCGGACGCAACGTCGCTGCTGGGATGACAGGTGGACTAGCCTACTTCTTAGATGAAGATGGTTCCTTCCCTGAATTAGTCAACCGCGAAATCGTCAAAATTCAACGTGTGCTAACCGCAGCCGGAGAGAAACAACTGCAAGATTTAATTAAAGCCCATGCAGAACGTACAGGTTCACCCAAGGCTAAACTTATCTTGCAAAATTGGCAGGAATACTTGCCCAAGTTCTGGCAATTAGTACCACCTTCAGAAGCTGAAAGCGCAGAAGCTAATCCTCAAACTGTAGTAGAGAAGCATCTGAGTTCGGTTTAA
- a CDS encoding polysaccharide deacetylase family protein: protein MENNKSFLWPQGILFALLAISASLSVGVMMLLKPNTSDARIKTNINSINTITAPAKAGTSQRIEKLKLMMLNSLQQEARSKGLSDGVPSSFQGTTIKSAKVNPSQKVIALTFDDGPWPETTAQVLDILKQNNIKATFFVVGQNVKNYPDLLKRVVAEGHAIGNHTWHHWYHFMNPQVAAYEVANTTKLIYQITGVKTDLFRPPGGMMHNGLVSYAKNNKYAVIMWSSDSADYSRPTVPKLINNVFRLAKPGGIVLMHDGGGNRSQTVQALPEIITRFRKQGYSFVTVPELLEIQDKNDKLIAIKKQK, encoded by the coding sequence GTGGAAAACAATAAGTCGTTTCTTTGGCCACAAGGAATATTATTTGCATTGTTAGCTATTAGTGCCAGTTTGAGTGTTGGAGTAATGATGTTGCTTAAACCAAACACTTCCGATGCTCGAATTAAAACAAATATAAATAGTATAAATACAATTACTGCACCTGCCAAAGCCGGAACTAGTCAGCGAATTGAGAAATTAAAATTAATGATGCTGAATAGTTTACAACAAGAAGCAAGAAGCAAAGGTTTGTCTGATGGTGTACCATCAAGTTTTCAAGGAACAACTATTAAGTCAGCAAAAGTTAACCCGTCTCAAAAAGTTATTGCCTTAACTTTTGATGATGGCCCTTGGCCAGAAACTACTGCACAAGTATTAGATATTCTTAAACAAAATAATATTAAAGCAACATTTTTTGTAGTTGGTCAAAACGTTAAAAATTATCCAGACTTATTGAAAAGAGTGGTTGCGGAAGGACATGCAATTGGCAACCATACTTGGCATCACTGGTATCATTTTATGAATCCTCAAGTAGCAGCTTATGAAGTTGCTAATACAACAAAGCTTATCTATCAAATCACAGGTGTGAAAACTGATTTATTTCGTCCACCTGGAGGTATGATGCATAATGGATTAGTTTCCTATGCAAAAAATAATAAGTACGCTGTAATTATGTGGTCATCTGACTCGGCGGACTATTCACGTCCCACTGTACCTAAATTAATTAACAATGTATTTAGATTAGCAAAACCGGGTGGGATTGTACTCATGCACGATGGCGGTGGAAACCGCTCTCAAACTGTACAAGCTTTACCAGAAATTATTACTAGGTTTCGCAAGCAAGGCTACAGCTTTGTTACTGTTCCTGAACTTTTAGAAATACAAGATAAAAATGACAAATTAATTGCTATTAAAAAGCAGAAATAA
- the rpsL gene encoding 30S ribosomal protein S12, translating to MPTIQQLIRTEREKARQKTKSPALKQCPQRRGVCTRVYTTTPKKPNSALRKVARVRLTSGFEVTAYIPGIGHNLQEHSVVMIRGGRVKDLPGVRYHIIRGTLDTAGVKDRKQGRSKYGTKRPKEAKK from the coding sequence ATGCCAACAATACAACAGTTAATCCGTACTGAACGCGAGAAAGCGCGTCAGAAAACCAAGTCCCCTGCTCTAAAGCAATGCCCTCAGCGCCGAGGAGTTTGTACAAGAGTATACACGACCACTCCTAAAAAGCCCAACTCAGCTCTACGCAAAGTAGCACGTGTGAGATTGACTTCAGGATTTGAAGTCACAGCTTATATCCCAGGGATTGGTCATAACTTACAAGAACACTCAGTTGTAATGATTCGTGGCGGTCGGGTGAAAGACTTACCAGGTGTAAGATATCACATCATCCGAGGTACATTAGATACAGCCGGAGTTAAAGACCGCAAGCAAGGTCGCTCCAAATATGGAACAAAGCGTCCGAAAGAAGCGAAAAAATAA